In the Lates calcarifer isolate ASB-BC8 linkage group LG24, TLL_Latcal_v3, whole genome shotgun sequence genome, one interval contains:
- the sox17 gene encoding transcription factor SOX-17 produces the protein MSSPDAGYASDDQTQARCTMSVMMPGMGHCQWADPLSPLGDAKVKNEPCASGSGGQNRGKNEPRIRRPMNAFMVWAKDERKRLAQQNPDLHNAELSKMLGKSWKALPVTEKQPFVEEAERLRVQHMQDHPNYKYRPRRRKQVKRIKRLDSGFLVHGVSDHQAQSMPGDGRVCVEGLGLGYHEHGFQLPPQPLSHYRDAQALGGPSYETYSLPTPDTSPLDAVESDSMFFPPHSQEDCHMMPAYAYHPQAAEYQPQDPHSNHHSNPILHRHTASAPEQPPQPAALPPSYMGCPNPLAMYYTQHCSPGHPKRHPGGAGQLSPPPDSHPHSADSMEQMHHSELLAEVDRSEFEQYLSSSSARADMTGLPYGPHEAGMQGPESLISSVLSDASTAVYYCSYNNS, from the exons ATGAGCAGTCCCGATGCGGGTTACGCCAGCGACGATCAGACCCAGGCAAGGTGTACGATGTCAGTCATGATGCCTGGAATGGGACACTGCCAGTGGGCCGACCCTCTCAGTCCTCTCGGGGACGCCAAAGTGAAGAACGAGCCGTGCGCGTCCGGCTCCGGTGGACAGAATCGCGGGAAGAACGAACCGCGGATCCGACGGCCCATGAACGCGTTCATGGTCTGGGCGAAGGATGAGCGCAAGAGACTGGCGCAGCAAAACCCCGACCTGCATAACGCCGAGCTGAGCAAAATGCTGG GGAAATCATGGAAAGCCCTTCCTGTCACAGAAAAGCAGCCCTTTGTGGAGGAGGCCGAGCGGCTGCGGGTTCAGCACATGCAGGATCACCCCAACTACAAGTACAGGCCCCGGCGGCGGAAGCAGGTGAAGAGGATTAAGAGGCTGGACTCTGGCTTTCTGGTCCACGGCGTGTCTGATCACCAGGCCCAGTCCATGCCGGGAGACGGCAGGGTGTGCGTGGAGGGCCTGGGCCTGGGCTACCACGAGCACGGCTTCCAGCTTCCTCCACAGCCGCTGAGTCACTACCGGGATGCTCAGGCTCTTGGGGGCCCCTCTTATGAGACCTACAGTCTCCCCACACCTGACACGTCTCCTCTGGACGCAGTGGAGTCAGACTCCATGTTCTTCCCTCCACACTCACAAGAGGACTGCCACATGATGCCTGCGTACGCGTACCACCCCCAGGCGGCAGAGTACCAGCCCCAGGACCCCCACTCCAACCACCACAGCAACCCCATCCTGCACCGACACACTGCCTCTGCTCCAGAGCAGCCCCCCCAGCCCGCTGCCCTCCCCCCTTCCTACATGGGATGCCCTAACCCCTTGGCCATGTATTACACCCAGCACTGCAGTCCAGGCCACCCGAAACGACACCCGGGAGGGGCGGGACAGCTCTCCCCGCCTCCTGACTCTCACCCTCACTCCGCAGACAGCATGGAGCAGATGCACCACTCTGAGCTGTTGGCCGAGGTGGACCGCAGTGAGTTTGAGCAGTATTTGAGTTCCTCTTCTGCGCGTGCGGACATGACAGGCTTGCCCTACGGGCCACACGAGGCTGGCATGCAAGGACCTGAAAGCCTCATATCATCGGTGCTGTCAGACGCCAGCACAGCTGTGTATTACTGTAGCTACAACAACTCCTAA